Proteins found in one Patescibacteria group bacterium genomic segment:
- a CDS encoding 50S ribosomal protein L25 produces MAKKEEIKLSAEKRKVVGRKVKSLRKGDLLPANIYGKKVKSLAVQLNLKLFLDTYRETGETGIVKLKIKDEKTFRPILIHNVQLDPVTDRPLHVDFYQVDLKEKVTIEVPIELVGEAPAVKGKIGILIQPLTEVEVEALPAELPDKLELDVSSLEKVDDVVSVADLKVPKGIKILVLEKEVLAKIEPLAEEEEIAPPPEEEVSVGVEVEEKPSEEETKQPVGEEKEKQPSKEPETSAKKEKSQESDNK; encoded by the coding sequence ATGGCGAAAAAAGAAGAAATAAAATTAAGTGCCGAAAAACGGAAAGTTGTTGGTCGAAAAGTTAAATCCTTGCGAAAAGGGGATTTATTACCTGCGAATATTTATGGTAAGAAGGTCAAGTCTTTAGCTGTTCAGCTTAACCTCAAGTTATTCCTTGATACCTATAGGGAAACAGGAGAAACAGGGATTGTTAAACTCAAGATCAAAGATGAAAAGACGTTTCGTCCGATTCTAATTCATAATGTTCAGCTCGATCCGGTGACCGATCGGCCCCTTCATGTAGATTTTTATCAAGTAGATTTGAAAGAGAAAGTAACTATAGAAGTCCCGATTGAATTGGTCGGCGAAGCGCCTGCCGTTAAAGGGAAAATAGGGATTTTAATTCAGCCCTTAACTGAAGTAGAAGTTGAAGCTTTACCTGCTGAATTACCCGATAAGTTAGAGTTAGACGTTTCGAGTTTAGAAAAAGTAGATGACGTTGTCTCTGTCGCCGACCTAAAGGTACCAAAAGGAATCAAAATATTAGTTTTAGAGAAAGAAGTTTTAGCTAAGATTGAACCACTAGCGGAAGAGGAGGAAATTGCCCCGCCACCTGAAGAGGAAGTCTCAGTCGGAGTAGAAGTTGAAGAGAAACCATCTGAAGAAGAGACCAAGCAACCAGTCGGAGAGGAAAAAGAAAAACAACCCTCTAAAGAACCAGAAACCTCAGCAAAAAAAGAAAAGAGTCAAGAATCAGATAATAAATAA
- a CDS encoding ribonuclease HI family protein, which produces MKKDFLVFADGGSRGNPGPAAIGFVVKDKMGKTVYQQGKYIGRTTNNVAEYQAVIEALKWLVDKSKFSVSGVQFFLDSKLVVNQLNGLFKVKEVKMRNLVIKVRQLERELEKGVSYQLIPRKENSLADTLVNQTLNKRLL; this is translated from the coding sequence ATGAAAAAAGATTTTTTAGTTTTCGCTGATGGTGGATCCCGAGGCAATCCTGGCCCGGCGGCCATAGGTTTTGTTGTTAAAGACAAGATGGGGAAAACTGTCTATCAGCAAGGAAAATATATTGGTAGAACCACTAACAATGTCGCAGAATATCAAGCAGTAATTGAAGCTTTAAAATGGTTAGTGGACAAATCCAAATTTTCGGTTAGTGGCGTCCAATTTTTTCTTGACTCAAAATTAGTGGTCAATCAGCTTAATGGCCTTTTCAAAGTTAAAGAAGTTAAAATGAGAAACTTAGTTATTAAAGTTCGTCAATTGGAAAGAGAATTAGAGAAAGGTGTTTCTTATCAATTAATTCCAAGGAAAGAAAATTCATTGGCTGATACTTTAGTCAATCAAACTCTTAACAAAAGACTACTTTAA
- the tsaD gene encoding tRNA (adenosine(37)-N6)-threonylcarbamoyltransferase complex transferase subunit TsaD — translation MKILGIETSCDETAAAVVENGTKILSNAVASSIELHQKTGGIIPEVAAREQVRCIIPIIKESLKNSQEIDALAVTVGPGLIGSLLVGVETAKTLAYVWKKPIIPVNHLQAHLYANWLEKKKPQFPAIGLVVSGGHTDLVLLKNHTKIKWLGGTRDDAAGECFDKTARLLNLGYPGGPKIAKLAEKGNPQAYDLPRPMMRQENLDCSFSGLKTAVINLKRKEKKINKANLAASIQQAIIDVLVKKTIRATRKHQVKSVLLAGGVAANKQLREQMEVEISKLKPRVKFFVPSPQLCTDNAAYIAAQAFFNYQPLPWQKIQANPSLSIEEATSS, via the coding sequence ATGAAGATCTTAGGTATTGAAACTAGTTGTGACGAAACAGCGGCAGCCGTAGTCGAAAACGGCACTAAAATCCTTTCAAACGCAGTTGCTTCTTCGATCGAACTTCATCAAAAAACAGGTGGGATCATTCCCGAAGTAGCTGCCCGAGAACAAGTTCGGTGTATTATTCCGATTATCAAAGAAAGTCTCAAAAACAGTCAAGAAATTGATGCTTTAGCCGTAACTGTTGGCCCAGGTTTGATTGGTTCTCTTTTAGTCGGCGTCGAAACCGCTAAAACCTTAGCCTATGTTTGGAAAAAACCAATTATTCCCGTTAATCATCTCCAGGCGCACCTCTACGCTAATTGGTTAGAAAAAAAGAAACCTCAATTTCCAGCTATTGGTCTAGTTGTTTCTGGCGGCCACACTGATTTAGTTCTCTTAAAAAACCATACCAAAATAAAATGGCTTGGTGGTACCCGTGATGATGCGGCTGGTGAATGTTTTGATAAAACTGCTCGTCTTCTTAATTTAGGTTACCCTGGCGGTCCTAAAATCGCTAAATTAGCGGAAAAAGGTAATCCTCAAGCTTATGATTTACCCAGACCAATGATGAGACAGGAGAATTTGGATTGTTCTTTTTCTGGTTTAAAAACTGCGGTTATTAATCTTAAAAGAAAAGAGAAAAAAATTAACAAAGCTAACTTAGCCGCTTCTATTCAACAAGCAATTATTGATGTTTTGGTTAAAAAAACAATCAGAGCAACAAGAAAACACCAAGTTAAAAGTGTTCTTCTCGCTGGGGGTGTAGCAGCTAATAAACAATTGCGAGAACAAATGGAAGTCGAAATCTCTAAATTAAAACCCCGGGTTAAATTTTTTGTCCCCTCACCCCAACTTTGCACTGATAATGCTGCCTATATTGCTGCCCAGGCTTTTTTTAATTACCAACCTCTTCCTTGGCAAAAAATCCAAGCCAATCCTAGTCTCAGTATCGAAGAAGCTACTTCTTCTTAA
- a CDS encoding NAD-dependent epimerase/dehydratase family protein, whose product MTQKSFHNSDNIQDRPLILVAGGAGFIGSFLSELLVQQNCRVICLDNLITGSKKNIANLLNNKNFIFVKQNLNQPLNLETSRLDYIFHLAALDPYVGESDFSLETFLTNVSGTINLLKLAEETGAKFLLGSSPKVFEAKISTQKLIDYFGQGSAAKMASFAEAKRSAEALVSEYMDNEKIDARIVRLNWVYGPRMNLEQGGILTQLIKQAVKNESLAIPGDGSQRIRPTFISDVVYGLSKAMFSSGTSGKIFNLINPTEETVLSVAHQLQNIIGQNLKIEYVAEEEFPVFELEPDLGKGGKLDWTPKINLSGGLEQTLAYFRERIKKEVKRETEEDKEDKEKKTEKKERKVKKKKNFSISRQKKLIIGLTLIFLLIVFSLPGLLVFNSLLGIKNLYAAYQNTLAGNFTKTTASANAAKRDFNRTQGNLQSLGPLLTFVGQRKLQNKIEGYLTLGQQAGRSVVILGEIAQEMSQVGQTIFQNQKVDIQELSFEISAGIDSAYRELSYLEGQLKSKPRAQQFLATRFNNQPMENLKSVREMLLQAKEGVKLLPDLAGVYTKKTYLILFQNNMELRPTGGFIGSFALATLEEGRLIDFQVLDVYSADGQLKGHVEPPEPIRRYLGEAGWYLRDSNFSPDFPVSASRASWFLEKEIGRKVDGVIGIDLFLAQRILQTIGPVKLIDYQEEINADNLFERAEYYSEVNFFPGSTQKRDFLGALANALFEEIRTAGSDKWLALGRAFYQSLESKDLLIFLNNQEAAKILADLSWDGGLRNVNCLAEKGKCLVDYLMIVESNYGVNKANYFVKRNLTHQVKFSLTGEVEEVLRIDYHNQSQSEVFPAGDYKNYLRILTPPETMLRRVVIDGKEIDEGKIDKTEEKGKSSFGFLVEVPIQTKKTVEISYQLADKLPADSGNQYLLYLQKQPGIEDKIFNLWLVPPSGTIVVSTRPEASLASGLVIFAPQFNQDLVFEVSF is encoded by the coding sequence ATGACCCAAAAATCTTTTCACAATTCAGATAACATTCAAGACAGACCACTGATTTTAGTGGCAGGCGGTGCGGGTTTTATCGGCTCTTTTCTTAGCGAGTTGCTTGTCCAACAAAATTGTCGAGTTATCTGTCTTGACAATTTAATCACTGGCTCTAAAAAAAACATTGCTAATCTTCTTAATAACAAAAACTTCATTTTTGTAAAACAAAATCTCAATCAACCACTCAATTTAGAAACTAGTCGCCTTGATTATATCTTTCATTTAGCCGCCCTTGATCCTTATGTTGGTGAAAGTGATTTTTCTCTGGAGACCTTTTTGACCAATGTCTCCGGAACAATCAACCTTCTAAAGTTGGCTGAAGAAACTGGGGCTAAATTTTTACTTGGATCAAGTCCCAAAGTTTTTGAAGCCAAGATCTCAACCCAAAAATTAATTGATTATTTTGGCCAAGGTTCGGCAGCGAAAATGGCCAGTTTTGCCGAAGCCAAGCGTTCAGCCGAAGCCTTAGTAAGTGAATATATGGATAATGAGAAGATAGACGCACGAATTGTTCGTCTCAATTGGGTCTACGGACCGAGGATGAATTTAGAGCAAGGAGGAATTTTAACCCAACTGATTAAACAGGCAGTTAAAAATGAATCTCTGGCTATCCCGGGGGATGGTTCCCAAAGAATTAGACCAACTTTTATCAGTGATGTTGTTTATGGTCTTTCGAAAGCAATGTTTAGCTCGGGCACCTCAGGAAAAATCTTTAATCTCATAAATCCTACGGAAGAAACCGTTTTATCAGTGGCTCATCAACTTCAAAATATTATTGGTCAAAATTTGAAGATAGAATATGTTGCTGAGGAAGAATTTCCTGTTTTCGAACTAGAGCCAGATTTGGGTAAAGGAGGGAAGTTAGATTGGACACCAAAAATTAACTTAAGTGGAGGTTTAGAACAGACCTTGGCCTATTTTCGGGAAAGAATTAAAAAGGAAGTTAAAAGAGAGACGGAAGAAGATAAAGAGGATAAAGAAAAAAAGACTGAGAAAAAAGAAAGGAAAGTTAAGAAAAAGAAAAATTTTTCAATTAGCCGACAGAAAAAATTAATTATTGGTTTAACCTTAATCTTCTTACTTATTGTTTTTTCTTTGCCAGGCCTTTTGGTTTTCAATAGCCTTTTGGGGATTAAAAATCTCTATGCGGCCTATCAAAATACTTTGGCTGGTAATTTCACTAAGACGACTGCCTCGGCTAATGCCGCTAAAAGAGATTTCAATCGGACTCAAGGAAACTTACAATCGCTTGGACCTTTGCTTACTTTTGTAGGGCAAAGAAAACTTCAAAATAAAATAGAAGGTTACTTGACTCTCGGTCAGCAGGCCGGCAGAAGTGTCGTTATTCTAGGTGAAATCGCTCAAGAGATGAGTCAGGTTGGTCAGACGATTTTTCAAAATCAAAAGGTTGATATTCAAGAATTATCTTTTGAAATTAGTGCTGGGATTGATTCGGCCTATCGTGAATTATCTTATCTTGAGGGCCAATTAAAATCAAAACCCAGAGCCCAACAATTCTTGGCTACTAGATTTAATAATCAACCAATGGAGAACTTAAAGTCTGTTAGGGAAATGCTTTTACAAGCCAAAGAAGGCGTTAAGTTATTGCCAGATTTAGCTGGCGTTTATACCAAGAAAACTTATTTAATTCTCTTTCAAAATAACATGGAATTGAGACCAACGGGTGGTTTTATCGGTTCGTTTGCTCTAGCGACTTTAGAGGAGGGGAGGCTGATTGATTTTCAAGTGTTGGATGTTTATTCTGCGGACGGTCAGCTTAAGGGCCATGTTGAACCGCCGGAACCAATTCGTCGTTATCTTGGTGAAGCCGGTTGGTATCTTCGTGATTCTAATTTCAGTCCGGACTTTCCTGTTTCTGCCAGTCGGGCAAGCTGGTTTTTAGAAAAGGAAATTGGCAGGAAAGTGGATGGAGTTATTGGCATTGATTTATTTTTAGCCCAGCGTATTTTACAAACAATTGGACCAGTTAAATTAATTGATTACCAGGAGGAAATTAATGCTGATAACCTTTTTGAAAGAGCTGAATATTATTCTGAGGTTAATTTCTTTCCCGGGTCTACTCAGAAAAGGGATTTTTTGGGAGCTTTAGCCAATGCTCTTTTTGAGGAAATTCGGACAGCCGGGAGTGACAAATGGTTGGCTCTCGGCCGGGCTTTCTATCAATCACTCGAATCAAAGGATTTGTTGATTTTCCTTAATAATCAGGAGGCGGCAAAAATTTTAGCTGATTTAAGTTGGGATGGGGGATTAAGAAATGTCAATTGTTTGGCTGAGAAGGGTAAGTGTTTGGTTGATTATTTGATGATCGTTGAATCTAATTATGGTGTCAACAAAGCCAACTATTTTGTTAAGAGAAATCTAACTCATCAGGTTAAATTCAGTTTGACTGGAGAGGTGGAAGAAGTTTTAAGAATTGATTACCATAACCAGAGTCAGTCAGAAGTTTTTCCAGCGGGGGATTACAAGAATTATCTCCGGATTTTGACGCCACCGGAGACAATGCTTAGGCGGGTGGTAATTGATGGAAAGGAAATCGATGAAGGTAAAATTGATAAGACTGAGGAAAAGGGAAAATCGTCTTTTGGTTTTCTAGTGGAAGTGCCGATTCAAACTAAGAAGACAGTCGAGATAAGCTATCAATTAGCTGACAAGTTACCCGCAGATTCTGGCAATCAGTATTTACTTTACCTCCAAAAGCAACCGGGTATTGAGGATAAAATTTTTAATCTTTGGTTAGTTCCGCCATCAGGGACGATCGTAGTTTCGACTCGTCCAGAAGCAAGCTTAGCTTCAGGATTAGTGATTTTTGCTCCTCAATTCAATCAGGATTTAGTTTTTGAGGTTTCCTTTTGA
- a CDS encoding class I SAM-dependent methyltransferase: MKGKSYNQAYFERRNPLFSGIKSCFYVIFIKLFLRPKNLLDVGCAEGKLVKWALKWKIEALGVDISSQGFVKAKPIVQARCQIGDILKLPFKNSQFEVVTCLALMEHIEVKRTDFALKELLRVSQKYVLLQICVKDNPFEGKHYLLDSTHVNVKKSNWWTTKLKNLNLEVSLALPKLGLFLIKKK; encoded by the coding sequence GTGAAAGGGAAAAGCTATAATCAAGCCTATTTTGAGAGAAGAAATCCTCTTTTTTCTGGGATTAAAAGTTGTTTTTATGTCATTTTTATTAAATTATTCTTGAGACCAAAAAATTTACTTGATGTGGGTTGTGCTGAGGGAAAGCTAGTTAAATGGGCGTTGAAATGGAAAATTGAAGCTCTTGGTGTGGATATTAGTTCTCAAGGATTTGTAAAAGCAAAACCAATTGTTCAAGCCCGGTGTCAAATAGGGGATATCTTGAAACTGCCTTTTAAAAACAGTCAGTTTGAAGTAGTAACTTGTCTAGCCTTAATGGAACATATCGAAGTTAAGAGGACAGATTTTGCTTTAAAAGAACTTTTGCGGGTTTCTCAGAAATATGTTTTACTTCAAATCTGCGTTAAAGATAATCCTTTTGAGGGTAAGCATTATCTTTTAGACTCAACGCATGTTAATGTTAAAAAATCAAATTGGTGGACTACTAAACTTAAAAACCTAAACTTAGAAGTCAGTTTGGCTTTGCCCAAATTAGGTCTTTTTTTAATTAAGAAGAAGTAG
- a CDS encoding valine--tRNA ligase has product MDKNYQPQKVEKKIYQFWEKSGFFTPKIEPKKKPFTILLPLPNANDPLHMGHAIFTVEDILTRYHRMLGEPTLWLPGGDHAGIETQFVFEKELAKKGKSRFDFDRETLYRMIADFAEKNRDINKKELRKMGFSLDWTRYHYSLEPEIIEIVFKTFRKLHQDDLIYRGERIVNYCTHCGTAFSNLEVKYKEKRDHLYYLDYGPLQIATTRPETIFADVAVAVHPEDKRYKKITGKKATIPLINKKIPIITDKVIDIKFGTGALKVTPGHDQIDFEIGQRNNLKIIKVINQEGKMINLPKKYLDMNISQAREETVKDLKKEKKLVKTVPLKHMVSFCYRCGTTIEPLTMPQWFVKTKPLAKPIIKAVKEGKTKIVPKKRFEKMYFDWMENIYDWNISRQIVWGPRIPAWYCLDCNPEIVIDFLDKKNKKTSGKYKDLKEVFSFTEIKKGLQQLIAPKEASYSLDNQFCEKCKGKNILQETDTFDTWFLSGQWPISTLGFPDSQDFKYFYPTSVLDTLWDILFFWVARMMMLGFYMTKEVPFRVVHLHARVVDEHGQKMSKSKGNVISPTDMIEEYGADALRMALTVGVSPGSDVVLSDNKVRAMRNFANKIWNASRFILSYKGEVKKDKKNKDDLWILGELEKTNKKVTNLINRYRFDLASEEIYHFFWHTFCDQYLEMSKKRRDEAQPTLLYTLETSLKLLHPFMPFITEEIYQRLPKHNQALIIEKWPKFQKDSKK; this is encoded by the coding sequence ATGGATAAAAATTACCAACCTCAAAAAGTTGAAAAGAAAATCTATCAATTTTGGGAAAAAAGTGGCTTTTTTACGCCTAAAATTGAACCCAAAAAGAAACCTTTTACCATTCTTCTTCCTTTGCCCAACGCTAATGATCCTCTCCACATGGGACACGCTATCTTTACGGTAGAAGATATTTTAACCAGGTATCATCGAATGTTAGGTGAACCTACCCTTTGGCTGCCAGGGGGTGATCACGCAGGAATTGAAACCCAATTTGTTTTTGAAAAAGAACTGGCAAAAAAAGGTAAAAGCCGTTTTGACTTCGATAGAGAAACACTTTACAGAATGATTGCCGATTTTGCAGAGAAAAATCGAGATATCAACAAAAAGGAATTAAGAAAGATGGGTTTTTCCCTTGACTGGACAAGATACCACTATAGTCTTGAACCCGAGATTATCGAGATTGTTTTTAAAACCTTCAGAAAATTACATCAAGATGATTTGATTTATCGAGGAGAGAGAATCGTTAATTACTGCACCCATTGTGGCACAGCTTTTTCCAATTTAGAAGTTAAATACAAAGAAAAGAGAGATCATCTTTATTACCTTGATTATGGGCCTCTTCAGATTGCCACTACCAGACCAGAGACAATTTTTGCTGATGTTGCTGTCGCAGTCCATCCCGAAGACAAAAGATATAAAAAAATTACTGGGAAAAAGGCTACTATTCCCTTAATTAATAAAAAAATCCCGATTATAACCGATAAGGTCATTGATATTAAGTTTGGTACTGGGGCTTTAAAAGTAACGCCTGGCCACGATCAAATTGACTTTGAGATCGGCCAAAGGAATAACTTAAAAATTATCAAGGTCATCAATCAAGAGGGAAAAATGATTAATCTTCCCAAAAAATACTTGGACATGAACATTAGTCAGGCTCGAGAAGAAACAGTTAAAGATCTGAAAAAAGAAAAAAAATTAGTAAAAACCGTACCTCTCAAGCATATGGTAAGTTTTTGTTATCGATGTGGGACCACAATCGAACCACTGACCATGCCCCAATGGTTTGTTAAAACCAAACCCCTGGCCAAGCCTATTATTAAAGCAGTCAAAGAGGGTAAAACTAAAATTGTTCCTAAAAAACGGTTCGAGAAAATGTACTTTGACTGGATGGAGAATATCTACGACTGGAATATTAGCCGGCAAATTGTTTGGGGACCAAGAATCCCTGCCTGGTACTGCCTAGACTGTAATCCCGAGATAGTCATCGATTTTCTCGACAAAAAAAATAAAAAGACCTCAGGTAAATATAAGGATTTAAAAGAAGTGTTCAGCTTTACTGAAATCAAAAAAGGCCTTCAACAATTAATTGCTCCTAAAGAGGCGTCTTATTCATTAGATAACCAGTTTTGCGAAAAATGTAAAGGTAAAAATATTCTTCAGGAAACAGACACTTTTGATACGTGGTTTCTATCTGGACAGTGGCCTATTTCTACCTTAGGTTTTCCTGATAGTCAAGATTTTAAGTATTTTTATCCGACTTCTGTCTTAGATACACTTTGGGATATTCTTTTTTTCTGGGTAGCGCGAATGATGATGCTTGGTTTTTACATGACCAAAGAGGTTCCCTTCCGCGTAGTTCATCTTCATGCGCGAGTGGTGGATGAACACGGACAAAAGATGAGCAAAAGCAAAGGGAATGTTATCAGCCCAACAGATATGATCGAAGAATATGGGGCCGACGCTTTAAGAATGGCCCTGACAGTTGGAGTTTCGCCAGGAAGTGACGTGGTTCTCTCCGATAATAAAGTTAGAGCCATGAGAAATTTTGCTAACAAAATCTGGAATGCCAGTCGGTTTATCTTATCCTACAAAGGAGAGGTTAAAAAAGACAAGAAAAATAAAGATGATCTGTGGATTTTAGGCGAATTGGAGAAAACTAACAAAAAAGTAACTAATCTAATTAATCGTTACCGTTTTGATCTGGCATCTGAAGAAATTTATCATTTCTTCTGGCATACCTTTTGTGATCAATATTTGGAAATGAGTAAAAAACGACGTGATGAAGCCCAGCCTACCCTGCTTTATACTCTGGAAACCAGTCTTAAACTCCTCCACCCTTTTATGCCCTTTATCACTGAGGAAATCTATCAACGTCTACCAAAACATAATCAAGCTCTTATTATCGAAAAATGGCCAAAATTCCAAAAGGACTCAAAAAAGTAA
- a CDS encoding VanW family protein: MKNKLQAIRLRLLFSIILAMIAFLSLVFISYHLAYWQKIYPGVTVLDQSVGNQNLETANFTISRIINQASPSANLTLTLEERTWSLELRDLQYQPEKTAEKAWQIGRSNNPLKNLQEKYEAWMGKINLPLEYSLDNAVLDEQLDQIADQVFVPMIEPAIKIDAQKQIQIEPGKSGLNLDKTSLSSTVNSQLTYLNFESIGLLTIQASPQLTEKQIEETRSRAEKFLNKKLILINNEMTWELDDEQLIQLLSFTNGFNQEKIASWSANLASAINHPPQNAAFEFNQGRVTQFRAAKDSLNLEEQKTIDLIAHSLTELENNKETITTQLPIITTPPQIATAEVNNLGIQQLVGRGISYFRGSISSRIHNIQLAASRLNGLLVAPDETFSFNQSLGEVSPTTGFQQAYIIKEGRTVLGDGGGVCQVSTTLFRAALDAGLPIIERQAHAYRVGYYEQNSTVGLDATVFDPTADLKFKNDTPAYLLIQTQTDTKNQKLTFELYGTYDGRVTTISESRIWDQIPPPPDLYQDDPTLPAGRIKQIDWQAWGAKVAFDYRVEHNGETLQDRTFYSNYRPWQAIYLRGTGNQ, translated from the coding sequence ATGAAGAACAAATTGCAAGCCATCCGTTTAAGGCTCTTATTCTCAATTATTTTGGCGATGATTGCCTTTTTGAGTTTGGTTTTTATTAGTTATCACCTTGCTTATTGGCAAAAGATTTATCCAGGCGTAACTGTCCTTGATCAATCTGTTGGTAACCAAAATTTAGAGACTGCTAATTTCACTATCAGCCGGATTATTAATCAAGCTAGCCCTAGTGCTAACTTGACCCTAACCCTAGAAGAACGAACTTGGTCGCTAGAATTAAGGGATCTCCAATACCAACCAGAAAAAACAGCCGAAAAAGCCTGGCAAATTGGTCGGAGCAACAATCCTCTGAAAAATCTCCAAGAAAAATATGAGGCCTGGATGGGTAAAATTAACCTTCCTTTGGAATATTCACTAGACAACGCTGTTCTTGATGAACAATTAGACCAAATCGCTGATCAGGTCTTTGTCCCGATGATCGAGCCGGCGATTAAAATAGACGCCCAAAAGCAAATTCAGATTGAACCTGGAAAATCAGGTTTAAACTTAGATAAAACCAGTTTATCTTCAACGGTTAACTCTCAATTAACTTATTTGAACTTTGAATCCATTGGATTGCTAACAATTCAGGCTTCTCCCCAACTAACTGAAAAACAGATAGAAGAAACTCGATCCCGAGCCGAAAAATTCCTTAATAAAAAACTCATCCTTATTAACAATGAAATGACTTGGGAATTAGATGATGAACAACTTATTCAACTACTTTCCTTTACTAATGGTTTCAACCAAGAAAAGATTGCCAGCTGGTCAGCCAATCTTGCTTCAGCCATCAACCATCCACCTCAAAACGCGGCTTTTGAGTTCAATCAAGGCCGAGTCACCCAATTTCGAGCCGCTAAAGATAGTCTCAATCTTGAAGAACAAAAAACCATTGATTTGATTGCTCATTCTTTAACCGAATTGGAAAATAATAAAGAAACAATCACGACTCAACTCCCGATTATCACCACGCCACCCCAAATTGCTACGGCCGAAGTTAACAATCTTGGTATTCAGCAATTAGTTGGTCGGGGTATCTCTTATTTCCGAGGTTCAATCAGTTCTCGAATTCACAACATCCAATTAGCGGCTTCGAGATTAAATGGCCTCCTGGTTGCCCCGGATGAAACTTTTTCCTTTAATCAATCCTTGGGTGAGGTTTCACCAACTACTGGTTTTCAACAAGCTTATATTATTAAAGAAGGTCGGACAGTTCTGGGCGATGGCGGTGGAGTTTGCCAAGTCTCCACCACTCTTTTTCGAGCCGCTTTAGATGCTGGCCTACCCATTATTGAACGCCAGGCTCATGCTTATCGCGTCGGCTATTATGAACAAAATTCGACCGTCGGTTTGGATGCGACCGTCTTTGATCCAACGGCTGACTTAAAATTTAAGAACGATACCCCCGCCTACTTATTAATTCAGACTCAAACTGACACTAAAAACCAAAAATTAACCTTTGAACTCTATGGAACCTATGATGGCCGAGTCACAACCATCTCCGAATCAAGAATTTGGGACCAAATCCCACCTCCCCCTGATCTTTATCAGGATGATCCTACTCTCCCGGCTGGCCGAATAAAACAGATTGATTGGCAAGCCTGGGGCGCGAAAGTTGCTTTTGACTATCGGGTTGAACATAACGGAGAAACTCTTCAAGACCGAACCTTTTATTCTAACTATCGTCCTTGGCAAGCAATTTACCTTCGGGGTACCGGCAATCAGTAA